The segment AGCATCTAGCTCATCATCGCCGATTACTACATTGCCTGTTGGCTCTTCTTCGCCTAGCATCAAGTCATTTATCGCAGTCAGCAAAAGTGGAGAAGCTACGATATTCATCTTGCCATTTATATCGCCACTTAGAGCTATATTAGCTATTACAACTGGGGTTTTAATCCCATTTTGCGTTGGGGCATCGTATTCAGCCGGATCTGATATCTGCGGCGTAGCACCTGTTAATCCCTCTATTGTCGCACTCAATTCATTTTTGAAAATCTCAAAAAATCTAATCATCGTAGTCATCCTCTTCTTCGTTATCTTCGTCGCTATCTTCTTCAGGCTCATTATATGCCATTAACTTAGCTTTTCTATCCTCTTCGTATTGTTCTAAGATCGCTTTTATCTCATCTCTATCAGTTTTGATAAGCTCTTCTAATTTAATAGATTTGCTAAAGCGATGAATTCCAATCTGGGCTAAGAATACCTCTTTTTTGTCTATACAAACTATAGCTTTGTCATCGGCATTGCGATCAAGCCTTAATATATCGCCAACTTCTAAATTCAAAAACTCACTCACACTAATCACAGTCTTACCCAAAATCGCCTCATATAACACCTCAGCACGACCAATTAAGGTTTTAAGCTCTTTGTTACGGCTCTTTTTCGCACTGGTTTCGCCAAGCATAATATCACGATTAGCAAGGCGACTTAAAATCGGCTCAAGATAGATGACTGGATAGCATAAATTTATCATCCCACTTGAGTTTCCGATGATAATCTCCATAACAACCATAATGACAATCTCATTTTGGCTAACGATTTGGACGACATTTGGACTAGACTCTTTGGCTTCGACATTTGGATACATATCTGTAATCATCGACCACGACTCTTTAAGCCGTTGCATAATAATACGCAAAATCGCATCCAAAAGATTAACCTCGATATCAGTTAGCTCTCTATTATTACTATCAAATCCATCGCCATTGCCACCAAGAAGTCTATCTATCATAGGAAATGCGATACTAGGATTGATCTCTAAGACGCAGTTTCCATCAAGTGGCTTGATAGAAAATACATTAAAGCTAGTTGGACTTGGCAAACTCATCAAAAACTCACCATAAGTCATCTGAT is part of the Campylobacter lanienae NCTC 13004 genome and harbors:
- the fliM gene encoding flagellar motor switch protein FliM, with the translated sequence MADILSQEEIDALLQVVDDDGDGQSADIPEHIEEPKQVVIYDFKRPNRVSKEQLRAVKGIHDKLARNLASQISSIMRSIVEIRLHSVDQMTYGEFLMSLPSPTSFNVFSIKPLDGNCVLEINPSIAFPMIDRLLGGNGDGFDSNNRELTDIEVNLLDAILRIIMQRLKESWSMITDMYPNVEAKESSPNVVQIVSQNEIVIMVVMEIIIGNSSGMINLCYPVIYLEPILSRLANRDIMLGETSAKKSRNKELKTLIGRAEVLYEAILGKTVISVSEFLNLEVGDILRLDRNADDKAIVCIDKKEVFLAQIGIHRFSKSIKLEELIKTDRDEIKAILEQYEEDRKAKLMAYNEPEEDSDEDNEEEDDYDD